Proteins encoded within one genomic window of Chlorobaculum sp. MV4-Y:
- a CDS encoding DedA family protein → MPELSSMLESVIAYLQQADPSSVYAVLFFSAYFENVIPPIPGDVPIALAGYLLAFNHITFVSALFWSTIGSVAGFMTVFLLSRFLGLKLYAVGQSEARHKFAESIHKLFPPSEMEAVRQKFSGHGYLAVVVNRFLFGSRAVICIVAGMLHLKVLPVLLSSMVSSILWNILLLSSGYLLGSNWDKIGQYAVYFSAPFTILFTGFIVWTVMKYLKKENRVATG, encoded by the coding sequence ATGCCGGAACTCTCATCAATGCTTGAATCCGTAATCGCCTATCTGCAGCAGGCCGACCCTTCGTCGGTCTATGCGGTGCTGTTTTTTTCGGCCTATTTCGAGAATGTCATTCCCCCGATTCCGGGGGATGTTCCCATCGCCCTTGCCGGGTACCTGCTCGCGTTCAACCATATCACTTTTGTCTCGGCGCTGTTCTGGTCAACGATCGGTTCGGTAGCCGGATTCATGACCGTTTTTCTGCTCAGCCGTTTTCTGGGCCTCAAGCTCTATGCTGTCGGACAGAGCGAGGCGCGTCACAAGTTTGCCGAAAGCATTCACAAGCTGTTTCCTCCCTCTGAAATGGAGGCCGTGCGTCAGAAGTTTTCGGGGCATGGCTATCTGGCCGTCGTGGTCAATCGCTTCCTTTTCGGGTCGAGAGCGGTCATCTGCATCGTGGCAGGCATGCTGCACCTGAAGGTTCTTCCGGTGCTTCTGAGTTCCATGGTCAGCTCGATTCTCTGGAATATTCTGTTGCTCTCCAGCGGCTATCTGCTCGGCAGCAACTGGGACAAGATTGGTCAGTACGCTGTGTATTTCAGCGCTCCCTTCACGATTTTGTTTACGGGTTTTATCGTCTGGACAGTTATGAAGTATCTCAAAAAAGAAAACAGGGTGGCGACGGGGTGA
- a CDS encoding endonuclease/exonuclease/phosphatase family protein produces MGKEQPQQIVAIWWNVENLFDTKNDPKVYDQEFTPIGKGHWTEKKLLLKRLRIAQVFKAIRAEHEYGKYPDIVAFAETENRQVFAGTLAALDRASYAIDYHESPDPRGIDIGLAWNPATVKFTGSKPYTVRLSGGRGTRFVIAAGFVASGHPFNVVLNHWPSRSFDAKWSETNRIAAARVARHIVDSLRTRNPQSEIIVMGDFNDQPENHSVKDVLGSSFDRKAVRHASSRLLYNCWNEAPSPGSYFYRNHWERIDQMLVSAALLDGKGLSIDKRSFRVFSIPAMFDRFEKGLYSTYKQGKFKGGYSDHLPLLLKINVQQ; encoded by the coding sequence ATGGGCAAAGAGCAACCGCAGCAGATTGTCGCCATCTGGTGGAATGTCGAAAACCTTTTTGATACGAAAAACGATCCGAAGGTTTATGACCAGGAGTTCACGCCAATAGGCAAGGGACACTGGACGGAAAAAAAGTTGCTGTTGAAGCGGTTGCGCATCGCACAGGTTTTCAAAGCGATCAGGGCTGAGCATGAGTATGGAAAATATCCGGATATTGTGGCATTCGCTGAAACCGAAAACCGCCAGGTTTTCGCGGGCACGCTTGCGGCTCTCGACCGCGCCAGTTACGCCATCGACTATCACGAAAGTCCCGATCCTAGAGGCATAGACATTGGCCTTGCATGGAATCCTGCCACAGTCAAGTTTACCGGATCAAAGCCCTACACGGTCAGGCTCAGTGGCGGACGCGGTACCCGGTTCGTCATCGCCGCCGGATTTGTCGCCTCGGGGCACCCGTTCAACGTCGTGCTGAACCACTGGCCTTCGCGCTCGTTCGACGCCAAGTGGAGCGAGACGAATCGCATCGCAGCCGCAAGAGTTGCACGGCACATCGTTGACAGCCTCAGAACCCGCAATCCACAGAGCGAGATCATCGTCATGGGCGATTTCAACGATCAACCCGAAAATCATTCGGTCAAAGACGTTCTCGGTTCATCATTTGACAGAAAAGCGGTTCGGCATGCCAGCAGCAGACTTCTTTACAACTGCTGGAACGAGGCGCCGTCTCCCGGCAGTTACTTTTACCGGAATCATTGGGAACGGATCGACCAGATGCTGGTTTCAGCTGCATTGCTCGACGGGAAAGGGCTCTCGATCGACAAAAGGAGTTTCCGGGTTTTCTCCATTCCGGCGATGTTCGACCGGTTCGAAAAAGGGCTCTATTCCACCTACAAACAAGGAAAGTTCAAAGGTGGCTACTCCGACCACCTGCCGCTGTTGCTCAAGATCAACGTACAGCAATAG
- a CDS encoding RidA family protein — translation MSKKFDVKAQARDILEENLDMEAVIYLGRISEEMELIFNSNPTPSFADVQRIVTDYFTTDGRPAGFIEDWLRTADEHTRSRGLDEAERPKAILSDLGVFRFMWFLKERGLTEEQINIVLTGAVQQATGQQDE, via the coding sequence ATGAGCAAAAAGTTCGACGTAAAGGCGCAGGCGAGGGATATCCTCGAAGAGAATCTCGATATGGAGGCTGTTATCTATCTTGGCAGGATTTCCGAGGAGATGGAGCTGATTTTCAACAGCAATCCGACCCCTTCCTTTGCCGACGTCCAGCGCATCGTGACCGACTATTTCACCACTGATGGCCGTCCGGCAGGATTCATCGAGGACTGGCTCCGCACGGCAGATGAGCATACCCGCTCGCGCGGCCTCGACGAGGCGGAACGCCCCAAGGCGATTCTTTCCGATCTCGGCGTGTTCCGCTTCATGTGGTTCCTCAAGGAGCGCGGGTTGACTGAGGAGCAGATCAATATCGTTCTGACCGGCGCGGTGCAGCAGGCAACGGGTCAGCAGGATGAGTGA
- a CDS encoding pyridoxal phosphate-dependent aminotransferase, with amino-acid sequence MSAESFERFLSRRVLSMQESQTMKITGLAKKMQAEGKDIVSLSAGEPDFPTPENVCEAGIEAIRSGFTRYTANSGIPELKKAIIRKLSRDNGLEYAENEIIVSNGGKQTLANTFLALCDEGDEVIVPAPYWVSFPEMARLAGATPVIVETSIETGYKMTPEQLAAAITPNTRILVLNSPSNPSGAVYNEAEVRALMQVIEGKEIFVLSDEMYDMICYGGVRPFSPARIPEMKPWVIVSNGTSKSYSMTGWRIGYLAAPKWIIDACDKIQSQTTSNANSIAQKAAVAALDGDQSIVEERRAEFEKRRNFMFRELNTIPGIECMLPEGAFYIFPSIKGLLGKTFGGKVMKDSADIAEYLLKDHYVATVPGDAFGAPENLRLSYAASIEELSEAVNRMRKAFA; translated from the coding sequence ATGAGCGCAGAGAGCTTTGAACGATTCCTGAGCCGCCGGGTGCTGAGCATGCAGGAGTCGCAGACGATGAAGATCACGGGACTGGCCAAGAAGATGCAGGCGGAGGGTAAAGATATCGTGAGCCTGTCAGCAGGCGAGCCGGACTTTCCAACGCCGGAGAATGTGTGCGAGGCGGGCATCGAGGCGATCCGTTCCGGCTTTACCCGTTATACGGCAAATTCCGGAATTCCTGAGCTGAAAAAAGCGATCATCCGCAAGCTTTCGCGCGACAACGGCCTTGAATACGCCGAAAACGAAATCATCGTCAGCAACGGCGGCAAGCAGACTCTCGCCAACACCTTTCTCGCGCTCTGTGACGAAGGGGACGAGGTGATCGTGCCCGCACCCTACTGGGTGAGCTTTCCGGAGATGGCGCGCCTGGCTGGCGCGACGCCGGTGATTGTCGAGACATCGATCGAGACCGGTTACAAGATGACGCCGGAGCAGCTCGCTGCGGCCATAACGCCGAACACGCGGATTCTTGTGCTCAACTCGCCCTCGAACCCTTCCGGCGCAGTCTACAACGAGGCCGAGGTGCGTGCGCTCATGCAGGTGATCGAAGGTAAGGAGATTTTCGTGCTCTCCGACGAGATGTACGACATGATCTGCTATGGCGGTGTGCGCCCCTTCTCGCCTGCAAGGATTCCGGAGATGAAGCCGTGGGTGATCGTCTCGAACGGCACCTCAAAGAGTTACTCGATGACCGGCTGGCGGATCGGCTACCTGGCCGCGCCGAAGTGGATCATCGACGCCTGCGACAAGATCCAGTCGCAGACCACCTCGAACGCCAACTCCATCGCACAGAAGGCTGCCGTGGCCGCGCTCGATGGCGACCAGTCCATCGTCGAGGAGCGCCGTGCCGAGTTCGAGAAGCGCCGCAACTTCATGTTCCGCGAGCTGAACACCATTCCCGGCATCGAATGCATGCTGCCGGAAGGTGCGTTCTACATCTTTCCGTCGATCAAGGGATTGCTCGGTAAAACCTTTGGTGGCAAGGTGATGAAGGATTCGGCTGACATTGCCGAGTATCTGCTCAAAGATCACTACGTGGCCACCGTGCCGGGCGATGCTTTCGGCGCACCCGAGAACCTGCGCCTTTCGTATGCGGCCTCGATCGAGGAGCTGAGCGAGGCGGTCAACCGCATGAGAAAAGCCTTTGCATAA
- the coaD gene encoding pantetheine-phosphate adenylyltransferase, with protein MSKKAIYPGTFDPFTNGHLDVLERALNIFEHVDVVLAENSQKQTLFSVEERLDMVREVLRDLPNVNVDVLHEGLLADYARQAGANAIVRGVRQVKDFEYEFQMSLLNRHLYPEVTTVFLMPNVKYTYVASTIIREVSMLGGDVSKFVHPYVLDQLSRKRAEWRAH; from the coding sequence ATGAGTAAGAAAGCCATCTATCCGGGAACCTTCGATCCCTTCACCAACGGCCATCTCGATGTGCTCGAACGCGCTCTGAACATTTTTGAACATGTTGACGTGGTGCTTGCCGAGAACAGCCAGAAGCAGACGCTTTTTTCGGTTGAAGAGCGGCTCGACATGGTCAGGGAGGTGCTTCGCGATCTTCCAAACGTTAACGTCGATGTGCTGCACGAGGGTCTTCTCGCCGACTACGCCCGGCAGGCGGGGGCCAACGCTATTGTTCGGGGCGTGCGCCAGGTGAAGGATTTCGAGTACGAGTTCCAGATGTCGTTGCTGAACCGTCACCTCTATCCTGAAGTGACGACGGTGTTTCTTATGCCGAACGTCAAGTACACCTATGTCGCCTCGACGATCATCCGCGAGGTGTCAATGCTTGGCGGCGATGTCAGCAAGTTCGTCCACCCCTACGTGCTCGACCAGCTTTCGCGAAAAAGGGCGGAATGGCGGGCGCACTGA
- the purC gene encoding phosphoribosylaminoimidazolesuccinocarboxamide synthase, with amino-acid sequence MNKITLLHEGKAKKVWQTEDPDLIIQEFKDDATAFNNKKKGSIADKGVTNNAIASRLFTMLGENGIPTHFVSKLNDRDMLCKKLDIVLIEVVTRNVAAGSLVRRYGFKEGTVLAKPIVELYLKNDDLDDPLMNEDHAVALGLGTYEEVAQLKEMAEKINNLLVPWFAGRHLRLVDFKLEFGRHKGEILLGDEISPDTCRFWDAESGEKLDKDRFRLDLGGVEDAYSEVKRRVLEQ; translated from the coding sequence ATGAATAAAATCACGCTGCTTCACGAGGGCAAGGCCAAGAAAGTCTGGCAGACCGAAGACCCTGACCTCATCATACAGGAGTTCAAGGACGACGCGACCGCCTTTAACAACAAGAAGAAAGGCTCCATTGCCGACAAGGGCGTGACCAACAACGCTATAGCCAGCCGCCTGTTCACGATGCTCGGCGAGAACGGCATTCCGACCCACTTCGTCAGCAAGCTCAATGACCGCGACATGCTCTGCAAAAAGCTTGACATCGTGCTGATCGAGGTGGTGACGCGCAATGTTGCCGCCGGTTCGCTGGTCAGACGCTACGGCTTCAAAGAGGGTACTGTGCTCGCCAAACCTATCGTCGAGCTGTACCTCAAAAACGACGACCTCGACGATCCGCTCATGAACGAGGATCACGCCGTCGCGCTCGGACTCGGCACCTACGAAGAGGTGGCCCAGCTCAAGGAGATGGCCGAAAAGATCAACAACTTGCTCGTGCCATGGTTTGCCGGGAGGCATCTGCGCCTGGTTGATTTCAAGCTCGAGTTTGGCCGACACAAGGGCGAGATTTTGCTTGGCGACGAGATCAGCCCGGACACCTGCCGGTTTTGGGATGCCGAGTCGGGCGAGAAGCTCGATAAGGACCGTTTCCGCCTCGATCTTGGCGGCGTCGAGGATGCCTACTCCGAGGTCAAACGCCGCGTGCTGGAACAGTAA
- a CDS encoding transketolase gives MGKHLKPYPQEKRGKHLQLSTIDELKDMARQVRRDVIRMLAKSNSGHTGGSLGMADIFTALYFRILQHHPHQFGQGADHDMLFLSNGHIAPVWYSVLARSGYFSLDELNYLREINSYLQGHPTCESGLPGIHIASGSLGQGLSAAVGAALGLRMDGKKGEVFCLMGDGECQEGQIWEAAMSAAHYGLGNLIGIVDYNNQQIDGEVSDVMDVEPFADKWRAFGWDVLTCDGNDIEHFINTLEYLRKDKGRTKPVVVLATTVMGKGVPFFEGTMPDKSNWHGKAPSKEDEAKALEILGVTIFGDF, from the coding sequence ATGGGAAAACATCTGAAGCCATATCCGCAAGAGAAGAGGGGTAAACATCTGCAACTCTCAACCATCGATGAACTCAAGGACATGGCCCGGCAGGTGCGCAGGGATGTGATCCGCATGCTGGCGAAATCCAATTCCGGGCATACCGGCGGCTCGCTTGGCATGGCCGATATTTTTACGGCGCTCTACTTCAGGATTTTGCAGCATCATCCGCACCAGTTCGGTCAGGGCGCTGATCACGACATGCTGTTCCTCTCGAACGGTCACATCGCGCCGGTCTGGTATAGCGTGCTGGCCCGTTCGGGCTATTTCTCGCTCGATGAGTTGAACTATCTTCGCGAGATCAACTCTTATCTGCAGGGTCATCCGACCTGTGAGTCGGGACTTCCGGGCATTCACATCGCTTCGGGTTCGCTTGGCCAGGGTTTGTCGGCAGCGGTCGGCGCGGCGCTCGGTCTGCGCATGGATGGCAAAAAAGGCGAGGTGTTCTGCCTGATGGGTGACGGTGAGTGCCAGGAGGGGCAGATCTGGGAGGCTGCCATGAGCGCCGCGCACTACGGACTCGGCAACCTGATCGGCATCGTCGATTACAACAATCAGCAGATCGACGGCGAGGTATCTGATGTGATGGACGTCGAGCCGTTCGCCGACAAGTGGCGTGCCTTCGGCTGGGATGTGCTGACCTGCGACGGCAACGACATCGAGCATTTCATCAATACGCTTGAATATCTCCGCAAAGACAAAGGCCGCACCAAGCCTGTGGTGGTGCTCGCTACGACGGTGATGGGTAAGGGCGTTCCCTTCTTCGAAGGCACGATGCCCGACAAGTCCAACTGGCACGGCAAGGCGCCATCGAAAGAGGATGAGGCAAAAGCGCTCGAAATTCTCGGCGTGACGATTTTCGGCGACTTTTAA
- the rsmD gene encoding 16S rRNA (guanine(966)-N(2))-methyltransferase RsmD, whose translation MQVQAGRYRGRKIRHLPSRDIRPCSSRVKKSLFDTLAARIDFDGIEVLDLFAGFGNLGFEALSRGARSACFVEQNRQALETIKATAVDIGAGASARFVMADVTAFLKRQEGLFDLVFCDPPYRWKDYEHLIRSVLDTGLLAPEGLLLMEHHASHDFSQSRGYLFHKDYGTTRVSFFTPESGAHE comes from the coding sequence GTGCAGGTTCAGGCGGGCAGATACCGGGGGCGGAAGATAAGGCATCTGCCTTCGCGTGACATCCGGCCATGCAGCAGCAGGGTCAAGAAGTCGCTCTTCGACACGCTCGCCGCGCGGATCGATTTCGATGGCATCGAGGTGCTCGATCTTTTTGCCGGCTTCGGCAACCTCGGCTTCGAGGCGCTGAGCCGTGGCGCCAGGAGCGCCTGCTTCGTGGAGCAGAACCGCCAGGCGCTCGAAACGATAAAGGCCACTGCGGTGGACATTGGCGCGGGCGCATCGGCGCGGTTTGTCATGGCTGACGTTACGGCGTTTCTGAAAAGGCAAGAGGGGCTGTTCGATCTGGTGTTCTGCGATCCGCCCTATCGCTGGAAGGATTACGAGCATCTGATCCGCTCGGTTCTCGACACCGGCCTGCTTGCCCCGGAGGGCCTGCTTCTCATGGAGCATCACGCGAGTCATGATTTTTCGCAATCTCGCGGGTATCTCTTCCACAAGGATTACGGCACGACCCGAGTCTCGTTTTTTACACCAGAATCTGGAGCGCATGAGTAA
- a CDS encoding sodium-translocating pyrophosphatase, whose amino-acid sequence MKQPTKAKWYVRATSALAGLGLLLPASQAYASEADLVLPDLSSVSFLGGIPGHTLLMYGLAVCLFGMIFGLIQYQGINKLPVHAAMKEISDLIYETCKTYLITQGKFIIILWALVAAIIVAYFGGLNHLAPDKVVFILACSLLGIAGSYTVAWFGMRINTFANSRTAFASLGGKPFPTYAIPLRAGMSIGMLLISIELFVMLCILLFIPVDYAGPCFIGFAIGESLGASVLRIAGGIFTKIADIGSDLMKIVFKIKEDDARNPGVIADCTGDNAGDSVGPTADGFETYGVTGVALISFILLAIKDPSIQVSLLVWIFAMRLVMIFASAVSYWVNDALAKAKYANATEMNFEKPLITLVWLTSIVSIILTYIASYLLIAQLGDGTMWWKLASIITCGTIAGALIPELVNRFTSTECAFVRNVVQCSKEGGAALNILSGLVAGNFSAYWMGLAIIVLMGAAFGFSTLGLDAMMLAPSVFAFGLVAFGFLSMGPVTIAVDSYGPVTDNAQSVYELSLIETLPNISNSIESEFGFKPDFENAKRYLEANDGAGNTFKATAKPVLIGTAVVGSTTMIFSIIMILTGGLADTGAIAKLSILWPPFLLGLLMGGAVIYWFTGASMNAVTTGAYYAVEFIKKNIKLDGVTKASTEDSKKVVEICTKFAQKGMINLFLTIFFSTLAFACLESYFFIGYLISIAVFGLYQAIFMANAGGAWDNAKKVVETELYAKGTELHDASVVGDTVGDPFKDTSSVALNPIIKFTTLFGLLAIELAIKLPTMVSVSLAVVFFLLSLIFVHRSFFSMRIAVDKD is encoded by the coding sequence ATGAAACAACCAACCAAAGCAAAATGGTACGTCAGGGCCACATCGGCGCTGGCGGGACTAGGGCTTTTGCTTCCAGCGTCACAAGCGTATGCAAGCGAGGCCGATCTGGTATTGCCGGATTTAAGCTCGGTATCCTTTTTAGGAGGAATTCCTGGGCACACGTTGTTGATGTATGGTCTTGCGGTATGCCTTTTTGGCATGATTTTCGGCTTGATTCAGTATCAGGGAATCAACAAGCTGCCCGTTCATGCGGCCATGAAGGAGATCAGTGACCTGATCTACGAGACTTGTAAAACCTACCTTATTACCCAGGGCAAGTTCATCATTATCCTCTGGGCTCTTGTCGCGGCCATCATCGTTGCCTATTTCGGCGGCCTCAACCATCTCGCACCAGACAAAGTTGTCTTCATTCTCGCCTGCAGCCTTCTCGGTATCGCCGGCAGCTACACGGTCGCCTGGTTCGGCATGAGGATCAACACCTTCGCCAACTCCCGCACCGCATTCGCCAGTCTCGGCGGCAAACCATTTCCGACTTACGCCATTCCGCTTCGCGCCGGTATGAGCATCGGTATGCTGCTTATCAGCATCGAGCTGTTCGTGATGCTCTGCATCCTGCTCTTCATTCCGGTCGATTATGCTGGCCCATGTTTCATCGGCTTCGCTATCGGTGAATCGCTTGGCGCTTCGGTGCTGCGTATCGCTGGCGGTATTTTCACCAAGATCGCCGACATCGGTTCCGATCTCATGAAGATCGTTTTCAAGATCAAAGAGGATGACGCCCGCAACCCTGGCGTTATCGCCGACTGCACGGGTGATAACGCAGGCGACTCCGTAGGCCCGACGGCTGACGGTTTTGAGACCTATGGCGTGACCGGCGTGGCCTTGATCTCGTTTATCCTGCTGGCCATCAAGGATCCTTCGATCCAGGTTTCCCTGCTCGTCTGGATTTTCGCCATGCGTCTCGTCATGATCTTTGCAAGCGCTGTTTCCTACTGGGTCAATGACGCCTTGGCCAAGGCAAAATATGCCAACGCCACTGAAATGAACTTCGAAAAGCCGTTGATCACGCTTGTCTGGCTTACCTCGATCGTTTCCATTATCCTGACCTACATTGCTTCCTATCTGCTTATTGCCCAGCTTGGCGACGGCACGATGTGGTGGAAGCTTGCCTCGATCATCACTTGCGGCACGATTGCTGGCGCGCTTATCCCTGAACTGGTCAACCGGTTCACCTCAACCGAGTGCGCCTTTGTCCGCAACGTCGTGCAGTGTTCCAAAGAGGGCGGTGCTGCGCTGAACATCCTCTCCGGTCTCGTTGCCGGTAACTTCAGCGCTTACTGGATGGGTCTGGCGATCATCGTGCTCATGGGCGCAGCCTTCGGATTCAGCACGCTTGGTCTTGATGCGATGATGCTCGCGCCTTCCGTTTTCGCTTTCGGTCTTGTTGCCTTCGGCTTTCTCAGCATGGGCCCGGTCACCATAGCGGTTGACTCTTACGGGCCGGTTACCGATAACGCGCAGTCGGTTTATGAGCTGTCGCTGATCGAAACCCTTCCGAACATATCGAATAGCATTGAGAGCGAGTTTGGTTTCAAGCCCGATTTTGAGAATGCCAAGCGTTACCTCGAAGCCAACGACGGCGCGGGCAATACCTTCAAGGCGACCGCCAAGCCTGTGCTGATCGGTACCGCCGTGGTCGGTTCGACGACGATGATTTTCTCGATCATCATGATTCTGACCGGTGGCCTTGCCGACACAGGAGCCATTGCCAAGCTCTCCATTCTGTGGCCGCCGTTCCTGCTCGGCTTGCTGATGGGCGGCGCGGTGATCTACTGGTTCACCGGCGCTTCGATGAACGCGGTGACTACCGGTGCGTACTATGCCGTCGAGTTCATCAAGAAGAACATCAAACTTGATGGCGTCACCAAGGCTTCAACCGAGGACAGCAAGAAGGTCGTGGAGATCTGCACCAAGTTTGCGCAGAAAGGCATGATCAACCTTTTTCTGACCATCTTCTTCAGTACGCTGGCCTTTGCCTGTCTGGAATCGTACTTCTTTATCGGCTACCTGATCTCCATCGCCGTGTTTGGTCTGTACCAGGCCATCTTCATGGCCAATGCCGGTGGCGCATGGGATAACGCCAAGAAAGTGGTCGAAACCGAACTTTATGCCAAAGGCACTGAACTGCACGATGCCAGTGTGGTTGGTGATACGGTGGGTGATCCTTTCAAGGATACCTCTTCGGTTGCGCTGAACCCGATCATCAAGTTTACCACGCTGTTCGGTCTGCTTGCCATCGAGCTCGCGATCAAACTGCCGACCATGGTCTCTGTTTCGCTGGCGGTTGTTTTCTTTCTGCTCTCCCTCATCTTCGTGCACCGCTCCTTTTTCTCCATGAGGATCGCCGTGGACAAGGACTGA
- a CDS encoding lysophospholipid acyltransferase family protein yields MLKVRRSWAYTRWFGWYSRRQFRRHFHSLRVEMPPELPGMSLDVPVIFYGNHAYWWDGFWSQLCTERYFRQNLYIIIEYAQLVKHQFFTRLGAFSIDRSNARSAIGTLDYAAECLLSPSERQNALWIFPQGLIEHVDKRPILFFRGTAGIVQRVFKKRESIYLVSVVSRIEYLEEQRPELFLSFGSPKLLKKTDWNGLDALTEFMQTATESHLDKVKQSVVERRLDCFDVVIRGSESINRRVEAFRSLFGKGRPAEE; encoded by the coding sequence ATGCTGAAGGTTCGCCGGAGCTGGGCATACACACGCTGGTTTGGATGGTACTCCCGCCGGCAGTTCAGACGCCATTTCCACTCGCTGAGAGTCGAGATGCCGCCGGAGCTGCCGGGGATGAGTCTCGATGTTCCGGTTATTTTCTACGGCAACCACGCCTACTGGTGGGACGGCTTCTGGTCGCAGCTCTGCACCGAGAGATATTTCCGGCAAAATCTCTATATCATCATCGAGTACGCGCAGCTCGTCAAGCACCAGTTTTTCACCCGTCTCGGCGCATTTTCCATCGACCGCTCCAACGCTCGCAGCGCCATCGGCACGCTCGACTACGCCGCCGAATGCCTCCTATCGCCATCCGAACGCCAGAATGCACTCTGGATTTTTCCGCAGGGGTTGATCGAGCATGTGGACAAACGTCCGATTCTCTTTTTCAGGGGAACGGCCGGGATCGTCCAGCGCGTTTTCAAGAAGAGGGAATCGATTTACCTTGTTTCAGTTGTCAGCCGTATTGAATATCTTGAGGAGCAAAGACCTGAACTTTTCCTGTCCTTCGGCTCACCAAAGCTTCTGAAAAAAACTGACTGGAACGGGCTTGACGCTCTGACCGAATTCATGCAGACGGCGACCGAATCCCATCTCGACAAGGTGAAGCAATCGGTGGTCGAGCGGCGTCTTGATTGCTTCGATGTGGTCATTCGCGGATCGGAGTCGATCAACCGACGCGTAGAGGCTTTTCGCAGCCTGTTCGGAAAGGGCCGTCCTGCAGAAGAGTGA
- a CDS encoding tetratricopeptide repeat protein has product MKRFVFSGFAVLMLAAPVTGNCQDYQMNGSSPEASVQRDADAAKDTAKREYLIAMKYYYGRGVGRDYVEALKWLRLSAAKGNDAAEYAIGYMYQKGLGVSQDYAEAMKWYQLAAANDNDNAQNQIGYMYQHGWGVETDYAEAMKWYRLAAAKGNYAAEDNIGVLYEHGQGVEQDYAEAMKWYRISAAKGNGEAELNIGNFYQHGLGVELDLDKAIKWYRSAAAKGNAEAAQKLNAMKSGSELPEVHHE; this is encoded by the coding sequence ATGAAGCGTTTTGTTTTCAGTGGTTTTGCTGTGTTGATGCTTGCTGCTCCTGTGACGGGGAATTGCCAGGATTATCAAATGAATGGCTCATCACCGGAAGCATCTGTCCAGCGGGACGCGGATGCTGCCAAGGATACTGCCAAAAGAGAGTATCTCATCGCGATGAAATACTATTATGGTCGTGGTGTGGGTCGTGATTATGTCGAGGCGCTCAAATGGCTCAGGTTGTCAGCCGCGAAAGGCAATGATGCTGCTGAGTACGCAATCGGATACATGTATCAGAAGGGATTGGGGGTTTCGCAGGACTACGCCGAGGCGATGAAATGGTACCAGCTTGCAGCTGCCAATGATAACGATAATGCCCAGAACCAGATCGGTTACATGTATCAGCATGGATGGGGTGTAGAGACCGATTATGCCGAGGCGATGAAATGGTACCGGTTAGCGGCCGCAAAAGGCAATTACGCCGCCGAAGACAATATCGGGGTTCTCTATGAACATGGTCAGGGCGTAGAACAGGACTATGCCGAGGCGATGAAATGGTACCGCATATCGGCTGCCAAAGGTAACGGCGAGGCTGAACTCAATATTGGCAATTTTTACCAGCATGGTCTTGGCGTTGAACTTGATCTTGACAAGGCTATAAAATGGTATCGGTCGGCAGCGGCCAAAGGCAACGCGGAAGCCGCGCAAAAGCTTAATGCCATGAAGAGCGGGAGCGAGCTGCCTGAAGTGCACCATGAGTAA